Genomic DNA from Deltaproteobacteria bacterium:
TCTTCCCCAGGTGAATTTCGGAACGAACCCTTCCGGATAATCGGCCGGTATCCGGCGGTACGGATTGAAACCCTTCCGCGCCGGCACGTGTTTCAACCAGAATTTCCCCAGCGACAGGAAATGCACGGTCTTCCCCAGCGCCAGATCGTTCATCATGCATTGGATCATCGATACGAGAACCAGCCGGACCTCATACTGATGAAGCCCCGTCAGTTCGGCGATACGGACGATCATGTCGGTCGAGACGACGCGCGGTTTCGCCATGTCAGACCTCCGTGCCCGAAGCGGCCGTCTCTTCAGCCTCCGCGGGGGCTTCCTTGGCTCCGAGTGATTTCACCAGTGTCGGATACAGCGCATCCAGCGAACGCGACACTTCAGCCCTGAACGTGTCGATGAGGCTTTGCTGATCCCGTATGAATTTTCCCACGATGCGGCTTCCGGTATGGTCGAGCAGCGTTTTCAATTCCTTCGCGTCCATAAAGTTTCTCCTCCAATGTTTTGATTTTCAGTTCCTTCCGCCGAAAGACTTCCTTCAGCATGAAAAGGGCTGATCCCCAGCCCGTCAGAAACGACAGGATCCCCACGAACCAGACTCGGATCGGTTCCATCACGCACCTCCCTCAAGGTAGACCTTCACGACCTCGGAGAGGTCATGCAAAGACTCGCCCGTGAAATAACGTTGCCCGCAGATCGTTTCCCGGCTGATGACCGAGCGGCACGGTTCGGACAGATCGTCCGGCGTAACGGGTCTCACGAAGCGGACCAATTTGTTCATCGTGTCCGAACGGAAGCGGGAAACATGCAATTGGCTGCGACCTTCGGCATCCTTGAATGCGATGTAGTAACGCTTGAAGACCGGCTTGAGTCCGAGGGAGGCGAGCAGTTCCACGACACGGCTGACGGTTTCCGAAATTTCCGGAGTCAGACTTTGGGGAATGGCGATCGTCTTGGCGAGCCGGGCACTTTGGGAGAGGAGCCGACGCTTCCGGCTCTCGAATATTTCGGCTCCGGACCGGCGAAGGTTTTGAGCGAGGGCCTCGCGGCATTCGCGGCGCGCCTGGCAATGTTCACGACAGGGAGCGAGGTTTTCGTCAAAGAGGTAGCCGAAACAGTCGATTGCATGATTCATCCGAAAAACATCTTACCTGAAATGAATCATTTGAAAAGACTAAAAACATAATAAATTCAAATGTTTATCATGGGTAACGCATTTGCGTTACCGGTGAGCAAAAACGGACCTACTTGAGACGCATCTTGTTGCCCGCTCGGAGTTCCATGATGTGTCTCGCGATGGCCCGGATGATTC
This window encodes:
- a CDS encoding HU family DNA-binding protein — translated: MAKPRVVSTDMIVRIAELTGLHQYEVRLVLVSMIQCMMNDLALGKTVHFLSLGKFWLKHVPARKGFNPYRRIPADYPEGFVPKFTWGRRAYEFIRCETRKHLLGERSPA